CTGTGAGCGCGGTATTCGTACGTTTGAGACTTACACTCGCAATACACTGGATCTATCGGCTATACCGGTTCTACAAAGCTTGAGTCATCTTCCGGTAATTTCTGACCCGAGTCACGGCACTGGACGACGTGAATTAGTTGAGCCTATGGCTAAAGCTTCTGTTGCTGCGGGTGCAAATGGTCTAATTATCGAAATGCACACAGATCCGGACAATTCCATGACAGGTGATGGTGTTCAATCGTTATTCCCTGAACAGTTCGATAATCTACTTAAGGATCTGGAAAAGCTTGCTCCGATTGTTGGACGTAAGTTTTCAACTTCGCCAGAAACCGTTTCGGCACTATAATTTTTAATTATATTACTACCTTTGAAGTCCTACAAACCGCGGTATAGCGGGATAGTAGGGCTTCTTTGCTGTTGGATAAGTTAAAGATGGTATGAATTTAAGCAAAAATAACGGATTTCACGAAAGCGTCAGAATATCTTACATAGTTGCAAGAAATACCTGACATAAGCATTGACGATGTTAGGTATGAGATTTATAATGACGACAGCAAATAAAAATAAAACAAGAACATTTGCATACTGTGAGGGGCTTAATGTTCGGAACTTGGGGGAGGAAAAATTCATGTCGGTTGAAAAAGTGTTGCAAACAATTAAAGAAAACAATATCGAGTGGGTAGATTTTCGATTCGTAGATTTAGGTGGCCGTGCTCACCACATTTCTCTGCCTGCTTCTGAAGTGGAAGATGAAACTTTTGTAAATGGGGTAGCATTCGACGGTTCTTCCATCAAAGGATTCCGTGGTATTGAAGAATCAGACATGGTTATGATGCCTGATCCGAACAGTGTTTTCATTGATCCGTTTACAGCTCATCCAACGCTGAACGTAATGTGCGACATTTTCACTCCTGATGGCGAACGCTATGAGCGCGATCCTCGCGGTATTGCTGTGAAAGCAGAAGAATTCCTTCAAAAGAGCGGAGTTGGTACATCAGCATTCTTCGCACCTGAGTCTGAATTCTTTATCTTTGACGATGTTCGTTACGAGAGTGGTATGAACAGCTCTTCATTCTTCGTAGACTCTGAAGAAGCGGCTTGGAATACGGGTCGTAAAGAAGAGGGCGGCAACATGGCATTTAAAGTTGGCGTTAAAGGTGGATATGTACCTGTAGCACCTGTGGATTCCCAACAAGATATTCGCAGTGAAATGTGCCGTTTGCTTGCTGAAACTGGATTGCGCATTGAGCGTCATCACCATGAAGTGGCAACTGCAGGCCAAGCGGAAATTAACTTCCGTTTTGATACCTTGAAGAAAACTGCTGATAATCTCATGACTTATAAATATATTGTGCAAAATACTGCACGTCAGTACGGTAAGGTAGCGACTTTCATGCCAAAACCACTGTTTGGTGATAATGGTAGCGGAATGCACGTGCATCAATCGATCTTTGATGGAGATACTCCTTTGTTCTACGAAAAAGGCGCTTATGCTAACTTGAGCGAAATGGCTCTTCACTATATCGGTGGTATTTTGTACCATGCCCCAGCCTTAATCGCTTTGACTAACCCAAGCACCAACTCGTTTAAACGTTTGGTTCCTGGCTATGAAGCACCGGTTAACTTGGTATACTCCAAGGGAAATCGTTCTGCTGCAGTTCGTATCCCAGTAGCAGCTGTGACACCAAAAGGCTGTCGTATCGAGTTCCGTACACCGGATTCCACGGCTAACCCTTACTTGGCATTCTCGGCAATGCTGATGGCAGGTCTGGACGGAATCAAGAATAAGATCAACCCACAAGAACTGGGTTACGGTCCTTTGGATAAGAACATCTACGAATTGTCTGATGCAGACAAAGAAAAGATCCGCAGCGTTCCAGGTAGCCTGGGCGAAGCGCTTGATTCTTTGGAAGCTGATTATGAGTTCCTAACTGAAGGTGACGTATTTACTAAGGACTTCATTGATAACTATATTGCTCTGAAACGTTCCGAAGCTCAAGAGGTTGCAATTCGTGTTCATCCACATGAATATTCTCTGTACTTCGATCTATAAGATTTCTTAAGTAATAAAGCATCAACAAAAAGATGTTCCTGAGCCATTTACTTGGCTGTTGGAACATCTTTTTTTGTTGTTTCAGATATATAGGATTCCAAGTAAACGAGGACATTATTGGCCATTGACATGGCTTTAGATGTCCTCGTTTTTTTTGCCTGTATAGTCCAATATTTTGCCCCATATCTCTACTTTAGTTCAGTAAAGGTAACTCTAAGGAGGTTACGCTAAACCCCGCTCAGAAGCGCCACAGGATTCTCTTATGATGAGCTCTGGCTCCACGCTAAAGGAGCTCGTGCCAGATTGATTGTTTATCAGATCATACAGCATTAACGCGGCTAGGCGACCGATTTTATCTTTATTTTGTTTAATCGTAGTCAACAGTGGTGTTGTGTAATTACAAGCTTCGATATCGTCACAGCCAATAATTGCGACGGTACCAGGAACAGCGATAGAAGATTCCTTAAGGGCACGCATTGCCCCGATAGCTAGCTGATCAGACGCTGCGAAGATCGCTCTGGGTAAATTTCCGTTCGCGATCATTCTACGCATGGTTTCATAACCGCTGGCTTCAAAGAAATTGCTTCCGTTTAAGAACCAGTTTTCGTTGATCGGTAGTCCTAAATCTTCAAGCGCTTTGCGGAAACCACTTTCACGAATGTTGGAGATTTCTGATTCTGAGGAGCTGCCGATATAACCGAGTTCTCGATAGCCTAATAAGTAAAAGTGTTCGACTACCTTAGTGGACATCTTGAAATTATCAGACATGATATAACCCGAATTGTCGCCTGATAGCTTTAAATCTACGCCGATGCAAGGGATAGAGCTATTATCTAATTCGCTGATAGAGGTTTCTAGCTCTTGTCCGGAAATAAGAAGGCAGCCATCTACATTAAAATGCAGACAACGGGCAAGATAATCATTAGTGTCACCACTTTGAAATTTTTCGTTAGAGAAAAAGATAAGGTCATAACCTAGCAGTCCCATTTGTTTTTTGAAGGAGTTTAGGACTTCGATGAAAAAAGGATGGGTAAAGTCAACATTCAGCATTCCTGCAAATATAACACCAATTAGATTCGATGATTTTGTTGCTAATGTTTTTGCTGAATTGGAGGGAGTATATCCGGTTTCTTTTATGATTTGTTGTACCCTAGTCTTCGTATCTTCCGAAATATCGCTGTAATTATTAATGATTTTGGATACTGTCGAAACAGAAACCCCAGCGATTTTCGCGATTTCTTTGATGTTATAGGCCAAATTAAGTCCTCCTTATAATGAGAAATACTCCGTAATCTATGATAAAAGTGTAGTTGAGTCAGAATTTTCTATGGGTTTCAAATATGAGTTACGAAACGTTTTCGTAAATGATTTTATAATTATATAGGTATATAGTCAATGGGATATTTGGTGCGTAAATGGGAAGATCCTTGATATTAAAGGGTTTTTGAGTGTTTTTGTTAAAAATGGGTTCGAAAATAAAGAATAAAAAAAGACTTTACAAAGATATATAACGATGTAATAATAAAAACAACGAAACCGCTTTCTGTTATATTTTCGATTATATTACGAAAGTTTAGGAGCTAACACAAGGTTTCGTAAAAGGTCATAACAAATCATCTGGGGGGTAACAAAAATGGTAAAGAAGCTTTCTGCGGTATTGTTGAGCTCGGCGCTGGTGCTCTCATTAGCAGCATGTGGAAGCGGCAACAACACAAATGGTGAGGCTACTCCGGGCAACGGAACAAATAAGCCTGCATCTGGCGATAAGAAAGTGATTAAGATCTTGCATTGGAAACAAGAAAACATTAATAAAGCCATTACCGAAATTAATAAAAAGTTTGAAGAAAAGTATCCGGAATACAAAGTGGAGTACACGACCACGGGTCCGGATGATGAATTTAAACAAGCACAAAGAGCGAGAATTACAGCTGGTGACGTAGACGTCCTTGCCGATTTGTCCGGTATGAGATTGTCTCCGAAAGATTGGACACCGGGTGCGAAAGTGCCAGACTGGCAACAATGGATTGATTCCGGTTTGATTGCTGATCTGAGCAACGAAGCTTTCGTTAAAAACTACAATGCGAATGATATTGCTAAAGCGGGTACTTACAATGATAAAGTGTATGCGATCCCAACCGGTAAAGTAGCGATGTCAGGTTTCTTCTATAATAAAGAAATTTTTGAACAAAACGGGTTGACTGTTCCAACCACATGGACAGAATTCATCAGTGTTCTAGATACTTTGAAATCTAAGAACATCGTACCTATCGTAGTGGCTGGTAAAGATGTATGGCCTTTGAAACTGCCAGTGTTCGGCTTGCAAGCTAAGATTCTAGGCGGCGGCGACCAACAAAAATGGATTGAAGGCGTTTGGAAAGGCACTTCGGCGTTCAACGATGCTGGGGCTGTAGAAGTATTGGATAAAATGAAGACCCTTCAAGATAACTACATCATCGATGGTTTCTTGGGTATTGACTATGCAACAGCACCTTCGTACTTCGCAACAGGTAAAGCAGCTATGATTGCTGACGGAACTTGGGATGCACCTACGATCGCTGCGGCAAATCCTGATGTGAAATTTGGTTACTTCCCAATCCCAGCTACTGAAGATGCAGCTAAGAATGCTTCTCTTGTCGGTAAATACGATGTAACTTGGTATGCAGCAGAAAAAGGTCCGAACAAAGAAGGGGCTTTGAAATGGCTGGAATTCTTCTCTGAGCCAGAAAACTACACTGAATATGTTAAGGCTGCTGGGTTTGTACCAACACAAGATAACATTTCAACTGGCAGTGACTTCATTGATAACGAACTAGCACAATACATGGCAGAAGACTTTGAACTTGCCTATGAAATCATAATGATTAACCGCGACAATGTAGGCGAGCACATTGCTGCTGAAGGTGTACACACTGAATAC
This Paenibacillus sp. FSL R5-0345 DNA region includes the following protein-coding sequences:
- a CDS encoding ABC transporter substrate-binding protein encodes the protein MVKKLSAVLLSSALVLSLAACGSGNNTNGEATPGNGTNKPASGDKKVIKILHWKQENINKAITEINKKFEEKYPEYKVEYTTTGPDDEFKQAQRARITAGDVDVLADLSGMRLSPKDWTPGAKVPDWQQWIDSGLIADLSNEAFVKNYNANDIAKAGTYNDKVYAIPTGKVAMSGFFYNKEIFEQNGLTVPTTWTEFISVLDTLKSKNIVPIVVAGKDVWPLKLPVFGLQAKILGGGDQQKWIEGVWKGTSAFNDAGAVEVLDKMKTLQDNYIIDGFLGIDYATAPSYFATGKAAMIADGTWDAPTIAAANPDVKFGYFPIPATEDAAKNASLVGKYDVTWYAAEKGPNKEGALKWLEFFSEPENYTEYVKAAGFVPTQDNISTGSDFIDNELAQYMAEDFELAYEIIMINRDNVGEHIAAEGVHTEYLAPGGEFKTAKELADVQQKEWEAAAPK
- a CDS encoding LacI family DNA-binding transcriptional regulator → MAYNIKEIAKIAGVSVSTVSKIINNYSDISEDTKTRVQQIIKETGYTPSNSAKTLATKSSNLIGVIFAGMLNVDFTHPFFIEVLNSFKKQMGLLGYDLIFFSNEKFQSGDTNDYLARCLHFNVDGCLLISGQELETSISELDNSSIPCIGVDLKLSGDNSGYIMSDNFKMSTKVVEHFYLLGYRELGYIGSSSESEISNIRESGFRKALEDLGLPINENWFLNGSNFFEASGYETMRRMIANGNLPRAIFAASDQLAIGAMRALKESSIAVPGTVAIIGCDDIEACNYTTPLLTTIKQNKDKIGRLAALMLYDLINNQSGTSSFSVEPELIIRESCGASERGLA
- the glnA gene encoding type I glutamate--ammonia ligase, which codes for MSVEKVLQTIKENNIEWVDFRFVDLGGRAHHISLPASEVEDETFVNGVAFDGSSIKGFRGIEESDMVMMPDPNSVFIDPFTAHPTLNVMCDIFTPDGERYERDPRGIAVKAEEFLQKSGVGTSAFFAPESEFFIFDDVRYESGMNSSSFFVDSEEAAWNTGRKEEGGNMAFKVGVKGGYVPVAPVDSQQDIRSEMCRLLAETGLRIERHHHEVATAGQAEINFRFDTLKKTADNLMTYKYIVQNTARQYGKVATFMPKPLFGDNGSGMHVHQSIFDGDTPLFYEKGAYANLSEMALHYIGGILYHAPALIALTNPSTNSFKRLVPGYEAPVNLVYSKGNRSAAVRIPVAAVTPKGCRIEFRTPDSTANPYLAFSAMLMAGLDGIKNKINPQELGYGPLDKNIYELSDADKEKIRSVPGSLGEALDSLEADYEFLTEGDVFTKDFIDNYIALKRSEAQEVAIRVHPHEYSLYFDL